A region of Bifidobacterium adolescentis ATCC 15703 DNA encodes the following proteins:
- a CDS encoding phosphoglyceromutase has translation MTYKLVLLRHGQSAWNKTNQFTGWVDVPLTEQGVEEAKNGGRLLKEKNVLPDIVFTSMLRRAINTANVALDEADRLWIPVKRSWRLNERHYGALQGKNKTEIRQEYGDEKFMLWRRSYATPPPEIDPNDEYAQNNDPRYTGDPVPEAECLADVVKRVEPYFKSDIEPELKAGKTVLIAAHGNSLRAIVKMLDNLSEEEIAKVNIPTAMPLLYELDENFKPIKPRGEYLDPEAAAAGAAAVAAQGQK, from the coding sequence ATGACTTACAAACTAGTACTGCTCCGTCACGGACAGAGCGCATGGAATAAAACCAATCAGTTCACCGGCTGGGTCGACGTCCCGCTGACCGAGCAGGGTGTCGAGGAAGCCAAGAACGGCGGCCGCCTGCTCAAGGAGAAGAACGTCCTGCCTGACATCGTCTTCACCTCGATGCTGCGTCGCGCCATCAACACCGCCAACGTCGCGCTGGACGAGGCCGATCGCCTGTGGATTCCGGTCAAGCGCAGCTGGCGTCTGAACGAGCGTCACTACGGCGCCCTGCAGGGCAAGAACAAGACCGAGATCCGTCAGGAGTACGGTGACGAGAAGTTCATGCTGTGGCGTCGTTCCTACGCCACACCGCCGCCGGAGATCGATCCGAACGACGAGTACGCGCAGAACAACGATCCGCGCTACACCGGCGATCCGGTTCCGGAAGCCGAGTGCCTGGCCGACGTGGTCAAGCGCGTTGAGCCGTACTTCAAGTCCGACATCGAGCCGGAGCTGAAGGCTGGCAAGACCGTTCTGATCGCCGCTCACGGCAACTCCCTGCGCGCCATCGTGAAGATGCTGGACAACCTCTCCGAAGAGGAGATCGCCAAGGTCAACATCCCGACCGCAATGCCGCTGCTGTACGAGCTGGACGAGAACTTCAAGCCGATCAAGCCGCGTGGCGAGTACCTGGATCCGGAAGCCGCCGCTGCCGGTGCTGCCGCCGTCGCCGCTCAGGGCCAGAAGTGA
- a CDS encoding oleate hydratase → MYYSNGNYEAFARPRKPEGIDDKNAYIIGTGLAALSAACYLVRDAQMPGDHIHVFEKDPVPGGACDGANIPGVGYVMRGGREMDNHFEVMWDLFRSIPSIETDGVSVLDEYYWLNKDDPNYSLCRSTKARGVDGGTNGKFALSDKASMEIMELFFTPNEELYGKKISDFFDDEVFDTNFWMYWRTMFAFENWHSALEMKLYIRRYIHHIGGLPDFSALRFTRYNQYESMILPMIKYLEGFGVQFHYNVKVENVDFAIGGGMGPVRQRTGTGQDTILRKQAEYGAYPRNPFSSPTKKMATRIDLTKADGTTRSIDLGENDLVFITNGGCVENSSMGSQTEPAAWAPEIKPGGGWDMWRRIAAQDPSFGHPDVFCSDPEHSKWMSATVTTLDGEIPPYIQKICKRDPFSGRVVTGGIVTVEDSNWLMSWTLNRQQQFRDQPKDQLCVWVYGLFPDKPGNYVKKPMQDCTGEEICEEWLYHMGVPTDKIADLAKNHANTVPVMMPYIDAFFMPRSAGDRPDVVPDGAVNFAFLGQFAETPRDTIFTTEYSMRTGMEAVYTLCDVDRGVPEVWGSVYDVRNLLNATVMLRDGKPITDMKLNPIERGVLKQIVKKLDSTDIPTLLKEYGVI, encoded by the coding sequence ATGTACTATTCCAACGGCAATTACGAAGCGTTCGCCCGGCCAAGGAAGCCCGAGGGAATCGACGATAAGAACGCCTACATCATCGGCACGGGTCTTGCAGCGCTGTCCGCCGCCTGCTATCTGGTGCGTGACGCGCAGATGCCCGGCGACCACATCCACGTATTCGAGAAGGACCCGGTTCCGGGCGGTGCCTGCGATGGCGCGAACATTCCTGGCGTCGGCTATGTGATGCGTGGCGGCCGCGAGATGGACAACCATTTCGAGGTGATGTGGGACCTGTTCCGTTCCATCCCGTCCATCGAAACGGATGGCGTGTCCGTGTTGGACGAATACTACTGGCTCAACAAGGACGATCCGAACTATTCGCTGTGCCGTTCCACCAAGGCGCGCGGCGTGGACGGCGGCACGAACGGCAAGTTCGCGCTGTCCGACAAGGCGTCGATGGAGATCATGGAGCTGTTCTTCACACCGAACGAGGAACTATACGGCAAGAAGATCTCCGACTTCTTCGACGATGAGGTGTTCGATACGAACTTCTGGATGTACTGGCGCACCATGTTCGCCTTCGAGAACTGGCATAGCGCGTTGGAGATGAAGCTGTACATCCGCCGCTACATCCACCATATCGGCGGACTGCCGGACTTCAGCGCGTTGCGGTTCACCCGCTACAACCAGTACGAGTCGATGATTCTGCCGATGATCAAGTATCTGGAAGGCTTCGGCGTGCAGTTCCACTACAACGTGAAGGTGGAGAACGTCGATTTCGCGATTGGCGGCGGCATGGGTCCCGTACGCCAGCGCACCGGCACCGGGCAGGACACGATTTTGAGGAAGCAGGCCGAATACGGCGCGTATCCGCGCAATCCGTTCAGCTCGCCGACCAAGAAGATGGCCACGCGCATCGACCTGACCAAGGCGGATGGCACGACCCGCAGCATCGATTTGGGCGAGAACGATCTGGTGTTCATCACCAATGGCGGCTGCGTGGAGAACTCCTCGATGGGTTCGCAGACCGAGCCGGCCGCGTGGGCTCCGGAGATCAAGCCCGGCGGCGGTTGGGATATGTGGCGTCGCATCGCGGCGCAGGATCCGAGCTTCGGACATCCGGACGTGTTCTGCTCCGACCCGGAGCATTCGAAGTGGATGAGCGCCACCGTCACCACGTTGGACGGCGAGATTCCGCCATACATCCAGAAGATCTGCAAGCGCGATCCGTTCTCCGGACGTGTGGTGACCGGCGGCATCGTCACCGTTGAGGATTCCAATTGGCTGATGAGCTGGACGCTGAATCGCCAGCAGCAGTTCCGAGACCAGCCGAAGGACCAGCTGTGCGTATGGGTGTATGGTCTGTTCCCCGACAAGCCCGGCAACTATGTGAAGAAGCCGATGCAGGATTGCACCGGCGAGGAGATCTGCGAGGAATGGCTGTACCACATGGGCGTGCCGACCGACAAAATCGCCGACTTGGCGAAGAACCACGCCAACACGGTTCCGGTGATGATGCCGTACATCGATGCCTTCTTCATGCCGCGTTCCGCCGGCGACCGCCCCGATGTGGTGCCGGATGGCGCGGTGAATTTCGCATTCCTCGGCCAATTCGCGGAGACGCCGCGCGACACGATCTTCACCACCGAATATTCGATGCGCACCGGCATGGAGGCCGTGTACACGCTGTGCGACGTGGACCGCGGCGTGCCGGAGGTGTGGGGTTCGGTCTACGACGTGCGCAACCTGCTCAACGCCACGGTGATGCTGCGAGACGGCAAACCGATCACCGATATGAAGCTCAACCCCATCGAAAGGGGCGTGTTGAAACAGATCGTGAAGAAGCTGGATTCCACTGATATTCCGACATTGCTCAAGGAATACGGCGTGATCTGA